ACTTTCCCTGGTAGCCATAGTCGACGCGGTCCTCCTCCGGCTCGATGTACACGGAGGGCTGCTCGTCCGTGTACAGCAGCCAGTCCCGGTCCTTCTTCCTGAGCCTGCGCCACGGTCGGTCGATGTCGATCCCCAGGCCGCTCACGACACTGCGCAGGTTGGCGCCCTGCCAGGCGCCCGGCCAGGCGGCGATCGCCCCCTCGCGGATGCTCAGCGAGGGGTCCGGGACGAGCAGGTCCTCGGCGACGTCGTGCACGATGCCCAGTCCGTGGCACTCCGGACAGGCGCCGGCCGCAGTGTTGGGTGAGAACGACTCGGCCTCCAGCCGCGCGGCCCGGGGCGGATAGGTGCCGGCGCGGGAGTACAGCATGCGCAGCAGATTGGACAGCGTGGTGATGGTGCCGACCGTCGATCGCGAGCTGGGCGACCCGCGTCGCTGCTGCAGGGCCACGGCGGGTGGCAGTCCGGTGATTTCCTGCACGTGCGGTGCGCCGACCTGTTGCAACAGCCTTCGGGCGTACGGTGCTACGGACTCGAAGTAGCGCCGTTGGGCCTCCGCGTAGAGCGTGCCGAACGCGAGCGAGGACTTGCCCGAACCGGAGACGCCGGTGAAGGCGACCATCACGTCCCGCGGAACGTCGACATCGATGTTCCGCAGGTTGTTCTCACTGGCGCCCCGGACATGCACGAAGGGGTCGGTCGCGTCCTTGCTCACCGTTCCTGATTACCTGATCGCACCGGGAACCGCGCGACAGGCGCCGTCATCGGGCCCCGCTCACACGAGCGTCCGGAGTATCCCGGATCCATTTTCGCTACACGGCCTAAACTTGATCTTTAACCTGTGCGGCGTGGTCGTGGGGTGGTTGACTTCGTCGTTCTCTTTTTCGCTGCCGCTGTTTTGCGGGGTGTATGCACGTCGTGGCGGGGTGTGGGTCGTGTGTTCTTTTGGCCCGGCGGCCGTCCGGGGCCAGGGCGCGAAGGTTTCGGTGCTTGGGCTGGACAGGCCGGAGGCTGTCGCACGGCTCCTGCCCGGTGAAGGTCAAGAGCGATTCGTTGTTCGGTTCCGAGGGTCAGGGAGGCGTCGGAACCTTGGCTGGTGGGGCGGAACTTCTTGTCGTGTGACCGTGAACGTGATCTTGAGATGCCGCGGGATGTGCGGGAGTGGCTGCCGCCCGAGCACCTGTGCTGGAAGGTGCTCGACGTCGTCGAGTTACTTGATCTTTCGGCGTTCGAGGGCAGCTACCGTGACGATGGGCGAGGCGGGGTGGCTTACCCTCCCGCAAGCCTGGTTGCGCTGCTCCTGTACTGCTACAGCAAGGGAGTGCGCTCCTCCCGTCGCGTCGAGCAGGCTTGCTGGGACGATGTGGGCTGCCGGATCATCACCGCGAACCGCCGAGTGGATCACTCCACCGTCGCGCGGTTCGTACGACGCCACCGTGCTGCCTTGAACTCGCTGTTCGTGCAGGTGTTGTCGCTGTGCGGCCGACGTGGCCTGGTCGATCTTTCGGCGGTGGCCGTGGACGGTTCACCGATGGAGGCGAACGCCTCACGCGACGCCAACCGGCGGCTCCAGCGCCTGGAGGAGACCATCTCCCAGTGCGAGAACGAGATCCACGCGCTATTGGAGGACGTGGTCGACCACGCGCTGAGCGTCGAGGCCGACGGCACGGCACCCCAGGGCGACGGCGAGGACGCGTGCGACAACTGGCCTCGCCTGTCCCGGCTGTGCGACCGGCTTGCCCGGGCCCACCTGGCCAGGAACAGACTGCATGAGCGGGCGATGCCTTCACCTACCGAGATCCGGATCAAGGTCGAAGCCGCCGAGCGGATGGTGGCCCGCGCGGAGAAGCGCCTAGCCGCCGAGACCGAGGCTCACCAGGAGAAGCTGAAGAAGTACGAGCTCCGCGTCCGAGAGGACCGGGCGGCAGGACGTCGTGGAGCGAACGGGCGGCCGCCGGTCCCGATGGAGCACAAGACCGTCCTCGTTCGCCAGCGAACGCGACTGGTGAAGATGCGGGCCTGGCTGGAGCGGGCCCGCACACCTCGACCGGCCCCCTCCCCAGAGTCGCGTGCCTGCCTGAGCGATCCCGACTCCCGGCTGATTCCCGGCAAACGCGGCGGCTACCTGCAGGGATACAACATCCAGATCGTGTGCGCCCGCCGTCAATTCTTGCTGGCCATCGAAGCGCACGACAATCCCTCGGACAGAACGGCCCTACTGCCCATGGTGAAGAAGACGCAGCACAATCACCAGGCCGCAGGGCTACCCGGCGACGTCCAACTCTGGCTCGCCGACAGCGGGTACGCTTCCGCCGCCGCCTTCGAGGCCCTCGCTGACCTCCCGCTATTGGTCTCGGTCACCAGCGATGCCGACCAGGCAGGCTTTCCCGCGAAACGTCAGCAGGCCCCTGCCGGCCAGCAGGACATGGCGGCCCGCCTCGCCACCCCAACAGGACGGGCCCAGTACCGTCAACGCAGTGCCCTGGTCGAGCCGGGATTCGCCCAGATCTTCCAACGCTTCGGACGACACCTCAACTACCGCGGCCGCCCGGCGGTGGACGCCGAGATCAAGCTCCTCGGCACGGTGCACAACCTCAACAAACTCATCAACCACGCGCCCAGGAAGCGCTCTTGACCTTCGCCGGGCAGGAGCCGTGCGACAGCCTCGCCGATTGCGGGCGGATGTGCCGGAAGTCGCGGCGGACTCGGGCGGGGGTGAGTCTGTCCGGCGGGGTGGGTTTCTCCCAGGGACGGCGCCGGTCGGCTGCGAGTGGGCGGGCGAGCCGCAGTTGGGTGTAGGCAGCGAGGATCAGCCAGGTCCATCGGTCGGCTGCCTCGGGGGTGCGGAGCTTTGGGGAGGTCCAGCCGAGGGTCTGTTTGAACAGGCGGAAGGTGTGCTCGATGTCGAAGCGCCGGAGATATGCCTGCCAGAGGCGGTCGGCGTCGTCCGGGGTCGCATCGGTGTCTGACCACCACAGCCAGACCGGCTTGGGTGTTGCTCCGCTGGGCAGATGGCCGATGTCCAGGCGGATCACCGTTCCTTCCACGATCGGGAGGGTGCCGTCTGCGGCTGCCCAGGAAGAACGGTGGGTCAGCTTGGGGTGCAGCCGGTTCCAGGACCGGGCCCTGGCAGTGCCGTAGAGGCGGGTGTCGGTGATGGTTTCGGTGTCCGGGATGCTCCAGGTGTTGGGCTGTCCGAAGACGAACTCGCCGCCGTGCCGGGGCGGTCGGCCCTGAGTGTGTGGCAGCCGTGGTGGGACCGCTCTGCGCAGGACGCGGTCGGATCGCATCCTGGCCAGCACCTGGACCGGCAGGTCACCCAGGAGGAAGCCGAGGCGGGGCGCTTCGTATCCGGCGTCCGCGACGATGAGGATGTCGGGGTCGCCCGCCTGCCACTGCCCTGCTGCGATGAGTCGCTGCAGCAGATCGCGCAGTTGCCGGGCGGTGACGGTTGCGGTGTCGTCGCCAGGCTTCAGACGCAGCGCGTCCAGCGGCGCCGTCCATGAGCTACGGCCCGGCTCGAGCGCGCAGACGATCGAGTAGGGCCAGCCGGGGACCGGGATGTGCTGGTCCTTGCCCCGGCCATAGGTGTGACACAAAATCCGCTCGGGTGAGGTGTGGGCGTCGGGCCGCAGCCAGCAGGTGACATCGATCGCCAGGACCAGCCGGCCGTCGGCAGACCGCGGCAGTGGCACCTCTGCCAGTGCCCGCCGCAGCCGGCCGTCATCGATGCGTCCACGGGCCATGGCTGCGTAGAGCCCTCCATGGCCGCGGCGGTGCTCACCCACCAACGACAGTTCGGCCAGCGACCTCACCGGCCCGTCGCCGCACAGAACAGCATCAGCCAGCTCGAACAACACGTCCGAACGGGAGGTCAGGCAGGCATAGAACTCACCCCGGAAGCATGACAGTTGTGCGAGCGACTCTCGCCGGGCGTCGTGATGCAGCAGACTCATCCTCACGGCCTTCGTGCTGAATGTGGGTTGCGTCCAGGGAAGTGGTGTACGGGTTCGACCTGATCCGGGGGTTTGCTCCGGCATCGGGATGGTGCCCGCATAGATGAACGGCCACCGGCTGATCTTCGAAGTGTCGAAGCCTCGAAGGAGATCAGCACGATGACCGCACCTGACAGTCTGCCCCTGCACGCCCTCGCGGAAGACAACCTCGCCACGGCGAGTCCGGATCTGCTGCGCGCGATGGTCAAGACGTTCGCCGACGCCCTCATGTCCGCGGAGGCTGATGCCCTGTGCAACGCCGAATACGGGCAGGTCAGCGACGACCGCGTCAACCACCGCAACGGCTACCGCCCACGCGAGTGGGACACGAGGGCCGGCACCGTCGAACTGGCCGTTCCCAAGCTGCGCCAGGGCAGTTACTTCCCGCACTGGCTCCTCGAGCGACGCCGCCGGGCCGAACAGGCCCTCATCTCGGTGGTCGCCACCGCCTACCTGCTCGGCGTGAGTACGCGCCGGGTCGAGAAGCTCGCCGCCTCCCTCGGTGTCACCCAACTGTCGAAGTCCCAGGTCAGCGCGATGGCCAAACACCTGGACGAGCAGGTCGCAGCCTTCCGCAACCGGCCCCTGGACCAAGGCCCCTACACGTTCGTCTGGGTCGACGCGCTGACCCAGAAGGTCCGCGAGGGCGGCCGCATCATCAACATCCACGCACTGATCGCGGTCGGCGTGAACGCCGACGGCCACCGCGAGATCCTCGGCATCGACGTCGCCTCCAGCGAGGACGGCGCCGGCTGGCTCGCCTTCCTGCGCTCACTGATCGCCCGCGGCCTGTCCGGCGTCCAACTGGTCATCTCCGACGCCCATGCCGGCCTCGTCGACGCGATCGGTGCAGTTCTGCCCGGAGCTTCGTGGCAAAGGTGCCGCACCCACTACGCCCGCAACCTGCTCAGCCAGGTTCCGAAATCGGCCCAGCCCTGGGTGGCCACCTTGCTGCGGACCGTCTTCGAACAGCCCGACAGCGACGCGGTCCAGGCCCAGATGCGGCACGTTCTGGACGCGTTGGAGGCCAAGTTCCCCAAGGTAGCAGCCCACTTGGACACCGCCCAGCACGATCTGCTGGCGTTCACCGCGTTCCCGCGGGAGATCTGGCGGCAGGTCTGGTCGAACAATCCGCAGGAGAGGTTGAACAAAGAGATCCGCCGTCGCACCGACGTGGTCGGGATCTTCCCCGACCGCACCGCAGTGATCCGGCTCGTCGGCGCGGTGCTCGCCGAGCAGAACGACGAGTGGACCGAGGCCCGCCGCTACATGGGACTCGACCTCCTCGCCAAAACCCGCCTCCACCCGATCGAGTCAGAAACCGACGACACCGCCTTGCCCACCGAACTCACCGCATAGCCTCAAATCGAGATCACCGAGTGGCCGTCAATACACCACTCCAGCGGACGTGACCCTGAATGTGTGTGTTCCTTGGTCGGAGCACATGTTCAGACGAAGGCCGCCTTCATGTCCGGCAGATACCAAACCGAGTGATCAAGTTCGACGGACCATTCGACGCCGCACGTTAAAGATCAAGCTAAAAGCGTGTTACATAAGGGTGTGGGTGGGCAGGTTGAGCTGCGGTTCGGAGCCTTGCTGGTCATGCCGTGAGGGCGAGGTTGTGCATACGGGCGATGGCCTGGACAGCGTGGTGGAGACTGTCGCCGCACTGCCGGCAGTCGCGGAGGATCTTGTAGTTCTTGATGCGGGCGAAGGCGAGCTCGACGCGGGCGCGGACCTTGCGGTGCTCGGCGTTGTCCGCTTCCTCGCCCGCGAGGAAGCGGACAACCTGGGCGTTTGCGGTGCGGGACGACGAGCCCGGTGTTGATGTAGGCGCCGTCTGCCAGCACGGTCAGGTTTAGGCCGTGTTCGGCCAGGCCGGATTCTCTCCACACGCGGGTGTCTGCCCGGTTGCCGGGCGCGGGACGAGCTGTGGCGATGACCATTTTCGTGGCGGCGTCGATGATGACCTGCACATTCGCCGAGAACCGTCGGTTGCGGCTGGAGGCGCCGACCTGCCGGTCACGGACCAGGATCAGCGTGCCGTCCACGATCCACAAAACCGGTCCGTGGCATCGGCCGG
The DNA window shown above is from Streptomyces sp. NBC_01445 and carries:
- a CDS encoding transposase, whose translation is MDGTLILVRDRQVGASSRNRRFSANVQVIIDAATKMVIATARPAPGNRADTRVWRESGLAEHGLNLTVLADGAYINTGLVVPHRKRPGCPLPRGRGSGQRRAPQGPRPRRARLRPHQELQDPPRLPAVRRQSPPRCPGHRPYAQPRPHGMTSKAPNRSSTCPPTPLCNTLLA
- a CDS encoding transposase, yielding MPRDVREWLPPEHLCWKVLDVVELLDLSAFEGSYRDDGRGGVAYPPASLVALLLYCYSKGVRSSRRVEQACWDDVGCRIITANRRVDHSTVARFVRRHRAALNSLFVQVLSLCGRRGLVDLSAVAVDGSPMEANASRDANRRLQRLEETISQCENEIHALLEDVVDHALSVEADGTAPQGDGEDACDNWPRLSRLCDRLARAHLARNRLHERAMPSPTEIRIKVEAAERMVARAEKRLAAETEAHQEKLKKYELRVREDRAAGRRGANGRPPVPMEHKTVLVRQRTRLVKMRAWLERARTPRPAPSPESRACLSDPDSRLIPGKRGGYLQGYNIQIVCARRQFLLAIEAHDNPSDRTALLPMVKKTQHNHQAAGLPGDVQLWLADSGYASAAAFEALADLPLLVSVTSDADQAGFPAKRQQAPAGQQDMAARLATPTGRAQYRQRSALVEPGFAQIFQRFGRHLNYRGRPAVDAEIKLLGTVHNLNKLINHAPRKRS
- a CDS encoding IS256 family transposase, encoding MTAPDSLPLHALAEDNLATASPDLLRAMVKTFADALMSAEADALCNAEYGQVSDDRVNHRNGYRPREWDTRAGTVELAVPKLRQGSYFPHWLLERRRRAEQALISVVATAYLLGVSTRRVEKLAASLGVTQLSKSQVSAMAKHLDEQVAAFRNRPLDQGPYTFVWVDALTQKVREGGRIINIHALIAVGVNADGHREILGIDVASSEDGAGWLAFLRSLIARGLSGVQLVISDAHAGLVDAIGAVLPGASWQRCRTHYARNLLSQVPKSAQPWVATLLRTVFEQPDSDAVQAQMRHVLDALEAKFPKVAAHLDTAQHDLLAFTAFPREIWRQVWSNNPQERLNKEIRRRTDVVGIFPDRTAVIRLVGAVLAEQNDEWTEARRYMGLDLLAKTRLHPIESETDDTALPTELTA